TGAGGCGCCCGCATTTTATAGTATTATTTCTTATGCTGACCATATTCAAAAAATAGCTCATCCGATGGGCGGTATGTATGAGATTCCAAAGGCGCTAGAAAAGATTGCCATTAAAAATGGGGCGAAATTTCATTATAATTCTGAAGTTAAAATGATTTATCCTCGAAGTGGTCAGATTTGCATGCAAGTCAAAGGTGAATCGCAGATGTTTGATAAGGTCATTATTAATGCAGATTATGCATATGTGCAAGAAAAACTTTTAAAGAGGAAGATTCCAGATTATCAATATTCTTGCTCTGTATTTTTGCTCTACTTGGGCTTAAAAGAGAAATTAAAGAATCTTGATCATCATAATTTGTTTTTTGCAGATGATTTGCGAAAAAATCTAAATGATATTTTTAAGACAAGCTCTGTTTCGCTGGATCCATCTTTTTATGTCCACGTTCCAACTGTTACTGACTTGACGCTTGCGCCCAAAGGTAAAGAGATTGCTTATATCCTCATTCCTGTTCCGAATTTAGAAATGAAAAAAGATGATATGGGTGAGTTTGAATCAAGAATGAAGGAAATTGTTTTTGAGAAAATAAATCAAGTGACTGGTCAGAACATTGAGAGTTTAATTGAAGTTGAACATAAGTTTTACCCGAATGATTTTATTGCTCGTTATAATATTAAAAATGGGGCGACATTTGGTCTTGCCCATAATTTGTTTCAGAGTGCATTCTTTAGGCCTCCTAATATCGACAGTAAAAATAAGAATATTTTTTATGTTGGAGCAAGCACTCAGCCTGGAGGGGGCTTGCCAGTTGTGATGGCCAGTTCAAAGATTGTTTCTGATATTATCTCGGAGGAGAAACAAGAAAGTCATTTTTGAAGAATTG
The window above is part of the Candidatus Omnitrophota bacterium genome. Proteins encoded here:
- the crtI gene encoding phytoene desaturase family protein gives rise to the protein MKENQRIAIIGAGVGGLSAAARLSFRGFDVDVFEKLDRCGGRNNLIEDKGFKFDTGPSFVLMPDFFEEVFLDCSEKMSDYLDLKVLETNYKIFYSDGDVFSVFKDLEKTKAEIERFEQGGSIGFDEFIKKTENFYKAVRPLLFKCFTKKALLNPRYWKLLFQLEPFSTYWNLARKFFKNEKLCYAFTFEAMFMGVSPFEAPAFYSIISYADHIQKIAHPMGGMYEIPKALEKIAIKNGAKFHYNSEVKMIYPRSGQICMQVKGESQMFDKVIINADYAYVQEKLLKRKIPDYQYSCSVFLLYLGLKEKLKNLDHHNLFFADDLRKNLNDIFKTSSVSLDPSFYVHVPTVTDLTLAPKGKEIAYILIPVPNLEMKKDDMGEFESRMKEIVFEKINQVTGQNIESLIEVEHKFYPNDFIARYNIKNGATFGLAHNLFQSAFFRPPNIDSKNKNIFYVGASTQPGGGLPVVMASSKIVSDIISEEKQESHF